Proteins from a genomic interval of Lycium ferocissimum isolate CSIRO_LF1 chromosome 2, AGI_CSIRO_Lferr_CH_V1, whole genome shotgun sequence:
- the LOC132046827 gene encoding probable inactive receptor kinase At5g67200: protein MSPLMLLLCFLLLLSYTFHFSSSSTTPSAPLNSLLPSDAVSLLSFKSKADLDNKLLYTLNERFDYCQWQGVKCVQGRVVRFVLQGFSLRGTFPTNSLTNLDQLRILNLRNNSLSGPIPDLSSLPNLKTLFLDHNFFSGTFPISLLSLHRLVILDLSRNNLTGSLPVELTVLDRLNYLKLDSNLFNGSIPALNQTQLKIFNVSNNNLTGPVPVTPTLKKFNERSFLFNPSLCGEVVNKPCRSAPFFDSPSGVASPPTPLYQDAQSQGILLAPPTQHKHKKVGVILGSMVGTLIVIAGVLSLFAFVKKRREETEPKPTKCAIETITNSAANTTASGVADNSIQEIKLEKEVKLPQGPQQLKSGNLIFCSGETELYTLEQLMRGSAELLGRGTIGTTYKALMASQLVVTVKRLDACKTSITSSEAFEQHMESVGMLRHPNLVAVRAYFQAKQERLVIYDYQPNGSLFNLIHGSRSTRARPLHWTSCLKIAEDVAQGLAYIHQASKLTHGNLKSSNVLLGSDFEACLTDYSLIALADISSDDDPDSARYKAPEVRKSARRATPGSDVYAYGILLLELLTGKPPSQHPHLSPPDVPDWVRAMREDDNEEDRWLAMLVDLASICSLTSPEQRPTMRQILKMIQDIKDNEMVENNKRDAHTGYS from the exons ATGTCCCCATTGATGCTTCTTCtctgctttcttcttctactatCTTACACTTTCCACTTCAGTTCTTCTTCCACAACCCCATCTGCTCCATTAAACTCTTTACTTCCATCCGACGCCGTTTCATTACTCTCCTTCAAATCCAAAGCTGACCTTGACAACAAACTTCTCTACACACTTAACGAACGCTTTGACTACTGTCAGTGGCAAGGAGTTAAATGTGTACAAGGTCGTGTTGTACGTTTTGTTCTTCAAGGTTTTAGTCTACGAGGTACTTTTCCGACAAACAGTTTAACTAATCTTGACCAACTCCGAATCCTTAATCTTCGCAACAACTCACTTTCCGGTCCTATCCCTGACCTTTCCAGTCTACCCAACCTTAAAACTTTGTTTCTTGATCATAATTTTTTCTCTGGAACTTTCcctatttctcttctttctcttcaccgtcTTGTTATTCTTGATCTTTCTCGTAACAATCTAACCGGTTCACTTCCTGTCGAGCTTACTGTTCTTGACCGGTTGAACTATCTCAAGCTTGATTCTAACTTGTTCAACGGTTCGATTCCGGCTTtgaaccaaacacaactcaaaattttcaatGTTTCCAATAATAACCTTACTGGCCCAGTACCTGTTACTCCAACTTTGAAGAAATTTAACGAACGTTCGTTTTTATTTAACCCTAGTCTTTGTGGTGAGGTTGTTAATAAGCCATGTCGGTCAGCTCCATTCTTTGACTCGCCTTCTGGTGTTGCTTCTCCACCTACACCGTTATACCAAGATGCACAGTCACAGGGTATTCTTCTTGCCCctccaactcaacataaacacAAAAAAGTTGGTGTTATTTTGGGTAGTATGGTTGGAACATTGATTGTAATTGCAGGTGTTCTAAGTCTTTTTGCTTTTgtgaaaaagagaagagaagaaactGAACCAAAACCAACAAAATGCGCCATTGAAACCATTACTAACAGTGCAGCGAACACAACAGCTTCTGGGGTTGCAGATAATAGTATCCAAGAGattaaattagaaaaagaagtgaaattACCTCAAGGTCCCCAGCAGTTGAAGAGTGGAAACCTGATATTTTGTTCAGGGGAAACAGAGCTGTATACTTTAGAGCAATTAATGAGAGGGTCAGCAGAGTTACTTGGAAGGGGCACAATTGGAACAACATATAAAGCTCTAATGGCTAGTCAGTTAGTTGTTACAGTCAAGCGATTGGATGCTTGTAAAACTTCAATTACGAGTAGTGAAGCTTTTGAGCAACACATGGAGTCAGTTGGGATGTTGCGGCACCCCAATTTGGTTGCAGTTAGAGCATACTTTCAGGCTAAACAAGAAAGACTTGTTATCTATGATTATCAGCCTAATGGCAGTCTCTTCAATCTAATTCACG GTTCAAGATCAACAAGGGCAAGGCCCCTTCACTGGACTTCGTGTCTCAAAATAGCAGAAGATGTGGCTCAGGGCCTGGCTTACATCCATCAAGCGTCAAAGCTCACTCATGGCAACTTGAAATCCTCCAATGTCCTTCTAGGATCTGATTTTGAGGCCTGTCTAACAGATTACTCCCTCATCGCCCTTGCGGACATTTCTTCGGATGATGATCCTGATTCAGCACGCTATAAAGCACCAGAAGTTCGGAAATCTGCACGAAGAGCCACTCCAGGGTCCGACGTATATGCCTATGGCATTCTGTTATTAGAGCTTTTAACGGGTAAACCTCCATCTCAGCATCCGCATCTCTCTCCCCCTGATGTGCCGGATTGGGTTAGAGCTATGAGGGAGGATGATAACGAGGAGGATAGATGGCTTGCAATGCTAGTTGACCTTGCTAGTATATGTAGCTTGACATCTCCAGAACAGAGACCGACGATGAGGCAAATCTTGAAAATGATACAAGATATAAAGGATAATGAAATGGTGGAGAATAACAAACGTGATGCACACACTGGATACTCATAG
- the LOC132046828 gene encoding SUMO-conjugating enzyme SCE1-like: MSGGIARGRLAEERKAWRKNHPHGFVAKPETLPDGSVNLMIWHCTIPGKTGTDWDGGFYPLTIHFSEDYPSKPPKCKFPPGFFHPNVYPSGTVCLSILNEDSGWRPAITVKQILVGIQDLLDQPNPADPAQTEGYHMFIQDALEYRKRVRLQSKQYPPLV; the protein is encoded by the exons ATGTCGGGAGGTATTGCTCGTGGTCGTCTTGCAGAGGAACGCAAAGCTTGGAGAAAGAATCATCCCCAT GGTTTTGTTGCTAAGCCGGAGACACTTCCAGATGGGTCAGTTAACCTGATGATTTGGCACTGTACCATCCCTGGTAAAACTGGG ACTGATTGGGACGGTGGTTTTTATCCACTTACAATTCACTTCAGTGAAGATTATCCGAGTAAACCGCCAAAGTGTAAATTCCCACCTGGCTTTTTCCATCCAAATGTCTATCCGTCTGGAACAGTCTGCTTGTCGATCCTCAATGAAGATAGT GGATGGAGACCAGCCATCACTGTGAAACAGATACTGGTTGGTATCCAGGACTTGTTAGATCAGCCAAATCCAGCTGATCCTGCCCAAACTGAAGGGTATCATATGTTTATTCAG GATGCTCTGGAGTACCGAAAGAGGGTGCGACTGCAGTCTAAGCAGTATCCACCTCTTGTTTGA
- the LOC132046826 gene encoding protein IRX15-LIKE: protein MKNTLGSSTKLILLHPYIQKQGSSNRFWALAFVSFLTLAFLLTLIYTRENKITTSVAVTSTITSSTTPPLSKAVARALVHYASNSNNTEHMSYTDIKHIADVLQKCSQPCNLLVFGLTHETLLWKALNHNGRTVFIDENRYYAAYIEEKYPEIEAYDVQYTTKLSEMKELIAGVKEQVRNECKPVQNLLFSECKLGLNDLPNQFYEVGWDVILVDGPRGYWPEAPGRMAAIFTASVLARSKKGGNPKTHIFVHDFNQQVDKITSDEFLCKENLVKSKDMLGHFVLERMDANSFQFCRNHNSTTANSSS, encoded by the coding sequence ATGAAGAATACTCTTGGAAGTAGCACAAAGTTAATACTCCTTCACCCTTATATCCAAAAACAGGGTAGTTCAAATCGTTTTTGGGCTTTGGCCTTTGTTTCATTCTTGACACTTGCTTTTCTTCTTACTTTGATTTAtacaagagaaaataaaatcacCACCTCTGTTGCTGTTACGTCCACAATTACTAGTTCAACTACCCCACCATTGTCAAAGGCTGTGGCTAGGGCCCTTGTCCATTATGCATCAAATTCCAACAATACAGAACACATGTCTTACACAGATATCAAACATATTGCTGATGTTCTCCAAAAATGCTCTCAACCTTGCAATTTACTTGTTTTTGGACTTACTCACGAGACCCTTCTCTGGAAAGCCTTGAATCACAATGGCAGAACGGTTTTCATCGACGAAAATCGATATTATGCTGCTTATATTGAGGAAAAATATCCAGAAATTGAAGCTTATGACGTGCAGTACACAACTAAGTTGAGTGAAATGAAGGAATTGATTGCAGGAGTTAAAGAACAAGTGCGAAATGAGTGCAAGCCAGTGCAGAATTTGCTGTTTTCGGAGTGCAAACTTGGGCTTAACGACTTGCCAAATCAATTTTATGAAGTGGGTTGGGATGTTATTTTGGTTGATGGGCCAAGAGGGTATTGGCCTGAGGCACCAGGCCGAATGGCAGCTATTTTTACTGCTAGTGTTTTGGCGCGGAGCAAGAAAGGAGGAAATCCAAAGACGCATATTTTTGTGCATGATTTTAATCAACAAGTGGATAAAATTACAAGCGATGAGTTCTTATGCAAAGAGAATTTGGTGAAGTCGAAGGATATGTTGGGGCATTTTGTGTTGGAAAGAATGGATGCAAACAGCTTTCAATTCTGCCGCAACCATAACTCGACAACAGCAAACTCCTCTTCTTAG
- the LOC132046830 gene encoding uncharacterized protein LOC132046830 isoform X1, with product MDEIGQYYHQYPYYQTPPPPVVPPPPPGTTLHAPPPPVVVQPLPIPQYHQQPPVPVYYTQHSDNDVRTLFIAGLPEDVKPREIYNLFREFAGYESSHLRSQTSSNLQPFAFAVFADQHSALMAMYELNGMVFDFEKDSKLYIELAKSNSRSKRLRPDDGRPVSEKRIKGSAAISKDSGSAGFGSIHMPGMGNSAHNTIGYPPTQSQGKFDGRFGNQAASKMAADPCPTLFVANLGQSCTEQELIQVFSRCRGFLKLKMQSTYGAPVAFVDFQDTASSTEALSHLQGKILYSSSGEGMRLEYAKSRMGMRSKKSR from the exons ATGGACGAAATAGGCCAATACTATCATCAATACCCCTATTATcaaacaccaccaccaccagtAGTCCCTCCTCCTCCACCTGGCACCACACTTCACGCGCCGCCGCCGCCTGTGGTGGTCCAGCCACTTCCTATTCCACAATACCATCAGCAGCCACCTGTCCCTGTATATTATACTCAGCACTCGGACAACGATGTTAGAACACTCTTCATTGCAGGGCTACCTGAAGATGTAAAGCCTCGTGAAATTTACAACCTTTTTCGAGAATTCGCAGGCTATGAATCTTCTCATCTCCGTAGCCAAACTTCTAGTAATTTACAG CCATTTGCATTTGCCGTCTTTGCAGATCAGCATTCAGCACTTATGGCGATGTATGAACTGAAT GGAATGGTTTTTGACTTTGAGAAGGACTCAAAATTGTACATTGAGCTTGCTAAATCAAATTCAAGGTCAAAGAGGTTACGGCCAG ATGATGGAAGGCCTGTATCAGAGAAGAGGATTAAAGGTTCTGCTGCTATTTCTAAAGACAGTGGTTCTG CAGGTTTTGGCAGCATTCACATGCCTGGAATGGGTAATTCTGCTCACAACACGATTGGTTATCCACCTACACAAAG TCAGGGAAAGTTTGATGGTAGATTTGGGAATCAAGCTGCTTCTAAAATG GCAGCTGATCCATGTCCAACACTCTTCGTTGCTAATCTGGGCCAAAGTTGTACCGAGCAAGAGCTAATTCAAGTATTTTCAAG ATGTCGGGGATTTTTAAAGTTGAAGATGCAGAGTACATATGGAGCTCCTGTTGCGTTTGTCGACTTTCAG GACACTGCCAGCTCAACTGAGGCACTGAGTCATCTTCAAGGGAAAATTCTTTACTCTTCCTCTGGAGAGGGCATGCGACTGGA atATGCAAAATCGCGGATGGGAATGCGAAGTAAGAAGTCGAGGTAA
- the LOC132046830 gene encoding uncharacterized protein LOC132046830 isoform X2, whose product MDEIGQYYHQYPYYQTPPPPVVPPPPPGTTLHAPPPPVVVQPLPIPQYHQQPPVPVYYTQHSDNDVRTLFIAGLPEDVKPREIYNLFREFAGYESSHLRSQTSSNLQPFAFAVFADQHSALMAMYELNGMVFDFEKDSKLYIELAKSNSRSKRLRPDDGRPVSEKRIKGSAAISKDSGSGFGSIHMPGMGNSAHNTIGYPPTQSQGKFDGRFGNQAASKMAADPCPTLFVANLGQSCTEQELIQVFSRCRGFLKLKMQSTYGAPVAFVDFQDTASSTEALSHLQGKILYSSSGEGMRLEYAKSRMGMRSKKSR is encoded by the exons ATGGACGAAATAGGCCAATACTATCATCAATACCCCTATTATcaaacaccaccaccaccagtAGTCCCTCCTCCTCCACCTGGCACCACACTTCACGCGCCGCCGCCGCCTGTGGTGGTCCAGCCACTTCCTATTCCACAATACCATCAGCAGCCACCTGTCCCTGTATATTATACTCAGCACTCGGACAACGATGTTAGAACACTCTTCATTGCAGGGCTACCTGAAGATGTAAAGCCTCGTGAAATTTACAACCTTTTTCGAGAATTCGCAGGCTATGAATCTTCTCATCTCCGTAGCCAAACTTCTAGTAATTTACAG CCATTTGCATTTGCCGTCTTTGCAGATCAGCATTCAGCACTTATGGCGATGTATGAACTGAAT GGAATGGTTTTTGACTTTGAGAAGGACTCAAAATTGTACATTGAGCTTGCTAAATCAAATTCAAGGTCAAAGAGGTTACGGCCAG ATGATGGAAGGCCTGTATCAGAGAAGAGGATTAAAGGTTCTGCTGCTATTTCTAAAGACAGTGGTTCTG GTTTTGGCAGCATTCACATGCCTGGAATGGGTAATTCTGCTCACAACACGATTGGTTATCCACCTACACAAAG TCAGGGAAAGTTTGATGGTAGATTTGGGAATCAAGCTGCTTCTAAAATG GCAGCTGATCCATGTCCAACACTCTTCGTTGCTAATCTGGGCCAAAGTTGTACCGAGCAAGAGCTAATTCAAGTATTTTCAAG ATGTCGGGGATTTTTAAAGTTGAAGATGCAGAGTACATATGGAGCTCCTGTTGCGTTTGTCGACTTTCAG GACACTGCCAGCTCAACTGAGGCACTGAGTCATCTTCAAGGGAAAATTCTTTACTCTTCCTCTGGAGAGGGCATGCGACTGGA atATGCAAAATCGCGGATGGGAATGCGAAGTAAGAAGTCGAGGTAA
- the LOC132046830 gene encoding uncharacterized protein LOC132046830 isoform X3, whose translation MDEIGQYYHQYPYYQTPPPPVVPPPPPGTTLHAPPPPVVVQPLPIPQYHQQPPVPVYYTQHSDNDVRTLFIAGLPEDVKPREIYNLFREFAGYESSHLRSQTSSNLQGMVFDFEKDSKLYIELAKSNSRSKRLRPDDGRPVSEKRIKGSAAISKDSGSAGFGSIHMPGMGNSAHNTIGYPPTQSQGKFDGRFGNQAASKMAADPCPTLFVANLGQSCTEQELIQVFSRCRGFLKLKMQSTYGAPVAFVDFQDTASSTEALSHLQGKILYSSSGEGMRLEYAKSRMGMRSKKSR comes from the exons ATGGACGAAATAGGCCAATACTATCATCAATACCCCTATTATcaaacaccaccaccaccagtAGTCCCTCCTCCTCCACCTGGCACCACACTTCACGCGCCGCCGCCGCCTGTGGTGGTCCAGCCACTTCCTATTCCACAATACCATCAGCAGCCACCTGTCCCTGTATATTATACTCAGCACTCGGACAACGATGTTAGAACACTCTTCATTGCAGGGCTACCTGAAGATGTAAAGCCTCGTGAAATTTACAACCTTTTTCGAGAATTCGCAGGCTATGAATCTTCTCATCTCCGTAGCCAAACTTCTAGTAATTTACAG GGAATGGTTTTTGACTTTGAGAAGGACTCAAAATTGTACATTGAGCTTGCTAAATCAAATTCAAGGTCAAAGAGGTTACGGCCAG ATGATGGAAGGCCTGTATCAGAGAAGAGGATTAAAGGTTCTGCTGCTATTTCTAAAGACAGTGGTTCTG CAGGTTTTGGCAGCATTCACATGCCTGGAATGGGTAATTCTGCTCACAACACGATTGGTTATCCACCTACACAAAG TCAGGGAAAGTTTGATGGTAGATTTGGGAATCAAGCTGCTTCTAAAATG GCAGCTGATCCATGTCCAACACTCTTCGTTGCTAATCTGGGCCAAAGTTGTACCGAGCAAGAGCTAATTCAAGTATTTTCAAG ATGTCGGGGATTTTTAAAGTTGAAGATGCAGAGTACATATGGAGCTCCTGTTGCGTTTGTCGACTTTCAG GACACTGCCAGCTCAACTGAGGCACTGAGTCATCTTCAAGGGAAAATTCTTTACTCTTCCTCTGGAGAGGGCATGCGACTGGA atATGCAAAATCGCGGATGGGAATGCGAAGTAAGAAGTCGAGGTAA